In Idiomarina sp. PL1-037, a single genomic region encodes these proteins:
- a CDS encoding DUF998 domain-containing protein, which yields MENTPTKSSPVMPQLIILTLFWVGLQLVATWVKGDFSHVSQYISEINATGSTAAGAFGWVGFIPLAMVSFGVLLTARPHLRVKGISHIGWSLLFFYPVAYLGAALAPCDLGCPTDGSSSQALHNIISMVSYFGFALGTLLLTFTPKTTWPVRCAFVLLSVIIALGFVLMINPELTEVRGAIQRYIGVAQLVVFWLLLWLKPAEADGGSNE from the coding sequence ATGGAAAACACACCGACGAAAAGCTCTCCTGTTATGCCGCAGTTAATTATTCTGACCTTATTTTGGGTTGGTCTGCAATTGGTTGCCACCTGGGTAAAAGGCGACTTTTCTCATGTAAGCCAGTATATAAGCGAAATTAACGCGACCGGCAGCACTGCCGCTGGCGCTTTTGGCTGGGTCGGTTTTATTCCGCTGGCTATGGTTTCTTTCGGTGTGCTACTAACTGCTCGTCCGCATTTACGCGTTAAAGGCATTAGCCATATTGGCTGGAGCCTTCTATTTTTCTACCCTGTGGCTTACCTCGGTGCGGCACTGGCACCTTGTGATTTAGGCTGCCCGACAGATGGTTCCAGTTCTCAGGCATTACACAATATTATTAGCATGGTCAGTTACTTCGGTTTTGCGTTAGGTACGCTTTTACTGACCTTTACCCCGAAAACTACCTGGCCGGTGCGCTGTGCTTTTGTTCTTCTGTCAGTGATTATTGCCTTAGGTTTTGTGCTAATGATTAACCCCGAATTGACTGAAGTACGCGGCGCGATACAACGTTATATTGGCGTGGCACAACTGGTGGTGTTCTGGCTGCTGTTGTGGCTTAAACCGGCAGAAGCCGACGGAGGCAGTAATGAGTAA